The window CCAGCCTGAACATGACCATAAGCAGACTGGCCATAAACGGGGAGACAAAGGCGCTGATAGCGGTTTTCCAGGACCTCACGAATCTCAAACAAATGGAGCGGCAGGTGGCAAACGCCGAGCGGCTGGCGGCCATCGGGCGCGTGGCGGCAGGTATCGCCCACGAGATAAGGAACCCCCTGGCGTCCCTTTCCGGCTCCATACAGATGCTATCCGCCGATATGGACCATCTTCTGGACCAGAGCGGAAAACGGCTGATAAACATAATCACCCGGGAGGCGGATCGATTGAACCGCATAATCACCCAGTTCCTGGTTTACGCATCGCCCCCCCAGCCAAAACCGTCGCTGGTGGATTTGAGCCTTGTTCTCAATGAAACCGTGACCCTTTTCAGGGCCGACCCTCGGGGCAAGGACAGGCTGGAGATTGAAACCCACATAGAACCCGCCCTTATGGTCAATGTTGATCAGGAGCAGGTGCGGCAGGTGATATGGAACCTGCTGGTAAACGCACTGGAAGCCATGGAGGAAAAAGGCAAGATAACCCTCACGGCCCTCACCGAGCAATACCAGGGGAAAACCCATCCGGCGCTGGGCGCGTTGTCGCAGGATTGCCCGCTGTGCGTGCGCATTTCGATAAAAGACAACGGCGTTGGAATATCCCCGGAAAACCTGGAGCGGATTTTCGAGCCGTTTTTCAGCACCAAAATGGGGGGCACGGGTTTCGGCCTGCCCACGGCCCACAAAATCATCGAAAGCCACAAGGGCAAAATAAAAGTGGCCTCCCACCCCGGGCGCGGCACAACATTCACCATATGGCTCCCCGGCGCCAAGACCGCCGCCACCGTAGCCTGATTTACGTGCGATAGCAGATTGAAAAGTGGTGTCTCAGTTTGAATCTCAAATAACAGACAGATCCTTCATTTCGCTTGCGCTTCGCCCAGGATGACAATGTTATCAACGGCTTTTATATTGTCATTCTGAGCGTAAGTGAAGAATCTCCACTGTACTTTCAAACTGAGACACTACCTGAAAAGTTCTTTGATTCAATAATTCAAGCCCCTGTGCTATAAATACAGTTTTGCCTTTGCTTTGGAGCTATCGATTGATGTCTGAATCCACTAGCGTTGGCCGCACCCATACCTGCGGCGAGCTGAGAAAAGAAAATATCGGCCAGGATGTGACCCTGGTGGGCTGGGCCCGCAGAAGAAGGGACCACGGCGGACTGGTTTTTATAGACCTTTGGGACCGGTACGGCGTCACCCAGGTGGCGGTAAATCCGGAGATTGACCAGACAGCCCACGAGATAGCCCATTCGGCCCGGGCGGAGTTTGTGTTAAGGATATCCGGCAAAGTGTCCGCAAGGCCCGAAGGCACGGTTAACACCAGGCTTTCCACCGGCGAGATAGAGGTTTACGCCCGGCAGGCCAGCATCCTCAACCCCTCTAAAACGCCACCGTTCGTTATAGATGAGGAAGAAACCCCCAGCGAGGCTGTCCGGCTGAAACACCGCTATCTGGACATGCGCAGGGGCCCGCTATTAGACAACCTTATCCTTCGTCACAAGGTGTCCACGGCGGTTCGAAAATATCTGGACGCGCTGGATTTCATCGAAGTGGAAACGCCCATGCTCACCCGCTCCACGCCTGAAGGGGCGCGGGATTTCCTGGTGCCCAGCCGCCTGAACGCCGGGGAGTTCTACGCCCTGCCCCAGTCGCCCCAGCTGTTCAAACAGCTTCTGATGGTGGCCGGGCTGGACAGGTATTTCCAGATAGTAAAATGCTTCCGCGACGAGGATTTGCGGGCGGACCGCCAGCCGGAGTTCACACAGATAGATATGGAGCTGTCTTTCGCCGACGAGGCTATGATCCGCCAAATCTGCGAAGGGATGATAGCCGAGATATTCAGGGTGGCCAAAGGGGTGGAAGTGCCAACCCCGTTCCGTCTAATGACTTTCGACGTGGCCATGTCCAAATACGGATCCGACAAGCCGGACTTGCGGTTCGGGCTGGAGATGGGCGACGTCTCAACGCTGGCTGGCGAAAGCGATTTTAAAGTGTTTAAAGACGCTATCTCATCGGGCGGCGTAATAGTGGGCCTTGCCGCCAAAGGTTGCGCCGAGTTCTCCCGCAAAGAGGTGGACGACCTGACGCAAGAGGCCGTATCCCTTGGCGCCAAGGGGCTGGCCTGGATAAAAGTTACGGCGGAAGGGTATCAATCACCCATCGTGAAATTCTTCAAGCCGGAAACGCTGGACAAGATACGGGACACGCTTGGCGCCGCCGCTGGCGACCTGATGATATTCGTGGCCGACAAGAAAAAAGTTGCGCTGGACATTCTTGGCAGGCTCCGCCTTTCGCTGGGCAGGAAGCTCAACCTCATGGACGACAACCGGTTCGAGTTCGTCTGGATCACCGAGTTCCCATTGTTGGATTACGACGAGGAGGACAAGCGCTATGTGGCGATGCATCATCCGTTCACCTCTCCTGTGCTCGATGATGTAACACTGTTCGACAGCGACCCGCTTAAAATCCGCGCCCGGGCTTACGACCTGGCCTTGAACGGCGTGGAAATCGGCGGCGGCTCCATCCGCATCCACAGCCAGCGGATACAAAGCAAAATGTTCACCGCCCTCGGCATCGGAGAAGAGGAGGCGCGCGCCAAGTTCGGCTTCCTTCTGGAGGCGCTGGAATATGGCGCTCCGCCCCACGGCGGCATCGCTTTCGGGCTGGACAGGCTTTGCGCCATCCTTACCGGGTCGGAATCCATCCGCGACGTGATAGCCTTCCCCAAAACGCAGAAAGCGTACTGCCCGCTTACGGAGGCGCCCGCCCAGGTGGATCCGAAACAGTTGCGTGA of the Nitrospinota bacterium genome contains:
- the aspS gene encoding aspartate--tRNA ligase, translated to MSESTSVGRTHTCGELRKENIGQDVTLVGWARRRRDHGGLVFIDLWDRYGVTQVAVNPEIDQTAHEIAHSARAEFVLRISGKVSARPEGTVNTRLSTGEIEVYARQASILNPSKTPPFVIDEEETPSEAVRLKHRYLDMRRGPLLDNLILRHKVSTAVRKYLDALDFIEVETPMLTRSTPEGARDFLVPSRLNAGEFYALPQSPQLFKQLLMVAGLDRYFQIVKCFRDEDLRADRQPEFTQIDMELSFADEAMIRQICEGMIAEIFRVAKGVEVPTPFRLMTFDVAMSKYGSDKPDLRFGLEMGDVSTLAGESDFKVFKDAISSGGVIVGLAAKGCAEFSRKEVDDLTQEAVSLGAKGLAWIKVTAEGYQSPIVKFFKPETLDKIRDTLGAAAGDLMIFVADKKKVALDILGRLRLSLGRKLNLMDDNRFEFVWITEFPLLDYDEEDKRYVAMHHPFTSPVLDDVTLFDSDPLKIRARAYDLALNGVEIGGGSIRIHSQRIQSKMFTALGIGEEEARAKFGFLLEALEYGAPPHGGIAFGLDRLCAILTGSESIRDVIAFPKTQKAYCPLTEAPAQVDPKQLRELGLKRDLR